A window of Macaca thibetana thibetana isolate TM-01 chromosome 7, ASM2454274v1, whole genome shotgun sequence genomic DNA:
TAGGAAACAAAGCCCTCTCAAGTCTGAATATGAGTTTTATGAGGAGAGAGGGCAGAAGAGGGGATCACGAGGAAGGCAGAGATGCCCTGACGACCTCATGCCCTGGTACACCACTTGCCTCTGGATTAAACAGCATTAGGGAGCCAAGAAAGGAAACACATGTGGTGTCTGGAGACCTGTGCCTGCCTGTCCCAGTCCCACACCCAGTCATCTCACCACACCCTTCACCACCTGACTTTACGTTGTCCTCCAGCCCAGGAACTAGGAACTACGGAGAGAGAAGccaagggagaggaggaagaggaaactaAGGATTCCCTGCTCAACCCCAGCCCCACACCCAGCACCACCAACAGGTGAGCAAGCTTGCCGAGGAAACGCAGAGGGCATCCTGTGAGCAGGAAACACGTCTGAGTCTGGAAAAGACGCAGAGAAGTAAAAGATCAAAGGCGAGGTAGGGGGCGGGGAGGAAAGTGggagagacaaaaggaaaacaaaaagtgggGGATCATGAGAAGTAGAGGCAGGAAATAACAGGGCTTCAGACATGGGTGTAGAGTGGAGGTGGAGGACACAGCACAGATGGCATAAGAATTAATATTTCCCTGGTTCCTGCCAGGGACTCCTTTCTCAGCCTTGTAAGGAGTGCACAGAGGTGGCAAGGAAGCACCTTGCTCCTCTTCCTGGTTCTAAGGAAAAGGTGACCTTGAGCCAATGGGTGTCTTTCCCAGTGCCTGCCTCTAACCCTGTGCTTTCTCCATATCCTCCTCTGGTATCTGTGTTTATTCCGCGGTTTCCCCGCGGCTGCCCCCGGGAGAAGGGAGAGGTGGCTGGGGCAGGCCGAAAGCAGAGGATAGGTTGGGCAATGTCACCCTTCCACACCTACAGGGTAGATGGATCGGGTTTCGGTTTAAACCGAGGGATTTGGGGGAAGGGTGTTGGGGTTTAGCTAGTCCACGCGGGTGCTGTCCTCCACTTGGTGCTGAAATCTGGGCCGCCACATCCCGGGGGCGGGTGGGGGCTACATCCCCGGCTTTAGACGCGCGAGTCTCAGGTCCCGCTAATTACCTGGCGGGTgctgcccacctctgcccccgCGCACCTAGCGCGGTGGCAGGGGGGAAGGCGGGGCCTCGGGGAGCCCCACCCCTGGAGACTGCGGCTGGGGCCTCCCCCTCCTCCGCCAGCCTGCCACTAGCTCATTGCGCCTCTCCTGCAGTCTGGTTGGCACCGGCTCCCATTCCGGCTCCAGCCTCCAATCCGACCCCCATTTCGGCTGCAGCCTCGGACCTAGCTCCGGCCCTCAGTCTATCGGGTTGCATCCTCCCTCCCTGTTCCGGATCCTATCTTGCGCCAGCGCCTACTCCAGGATCCCGTAGCCAGACCTCAAGCCATGGCTGGTCCCTTCTCCCGTCTGCTGTCCGCCCGCCCGGGAATCAGGCTCCTGGCTTTGGCCGGAGCGGGGTCTCTAGCCGCTGGGTTTCTGCTGCGACCGGAACCTGTACGAGCGGCCAGTGAACGACGGAGGCTGTATCCCCCGAGGTAACAGTGCCTGAGGCGCGGGAGGAGGCGGGGGCAGGTGGTGATTGAAGGTGCGGGTAGAAATCAGAATCCGAGCAACAGAAAAGGGCTATAATCACGAAGGCCCTGGAGCTGGAGGGCTGTACAGTCTGCAGACCTcagcggggtgggggtgggggccaaAACCATAAAGCAAGAACATTTCTGGGGACCTGCCAAGACCACCTCTGGCCCTGCGAGTTCCAGCTGCACTCGCTGCCCAAATCCCTAATTATAAAGCCTGGAACTATCCTTTTCACTCCCCTCCATCTCCTTCCCTCATTTCCTCGATTCCTGTCCTTAAGGCTTTTCCCCTCCTCCATCCCTAGTGTTGTGTCATGGGAGGAAAGAACTGAGCAGATCTGGAGGAACTGAGTTGGCCAGCCAGAGGCAACTAGAACTACTAGAAAAGCATAGACTCTGAAAGTCCCTAAAGAGATTACCAAGGTTTAGCCTCTTTCTAATTCCCCCTCCTCCCACGGAGCAAAGCCAGACATGGCCAACTGGACAGCTCCCAGGTAACTGCATTAGGTCTAGGGTCTGTGCCCTCCCTCCATGGTCACTGGGTACCCCCTCCCCAGCGCTGAGTACCCAGACCTCCGAAAGCACAACAACTGCATGGCCAGTCACCTGACCCCAGCAGTCTATGCACGGCTCTGCGACAAGACCACACCCACTGGTTGGACATTAGATCAGTGTATCCAGACTGGCGTGGACAACCCTGGCCACCCCTTCATCAAGActgtgggcatggtggctggagATGAGGAGACCTATGAGGTAGGGGGTCCCCAGAGTCTCCCTGATGATCCAACTCATCTTCCCAGTCATCCCAGCTCCTTCCCCCTAAAGACCTCTCACTTTCCCCCAAGACTCTGAGCCCCCCCATTCTTAAGTGTTCTGACCCAGTGAAATCAATGCACAGTTGAAGTCTGGGGAAGGATCCCCTCTCCTTAACTATCTCTCCCTCTTAACTCCCCTTAGGTATTTGCTGACCTGTTTGACCCTGTGATCCAAGAGCGACACAATGGATATGACCCCCGGACAATGAAGCACACCACGGATCTGGATGCCAGTAAAGTGAGTTCAAATATCCCACTTCTGATTTGCATTGCTTGTGTACAACACTGTATCTCCCATCCCTTCACCTTATTTCCTGACTCATGGTCATTACACTGCTGAGCTTTTAATCTTAATGTAAGGAAAGAATCATATCTTAAGGGGCAGCATATATGGAGATGAAAGGATAGATAAGAATGACTATGGCCCGAGGTGGGCGGTTTGGGGAAGGGTCTGCAATGCTCCCTTCAATTGGAGTGCTTTCCCAACGGGCCTCTTCTTCCAATGCACACAAGTAGAATGCACAGAGTCCTCTAATGCCTAAGGAAGATATCTCCTTTCCCAGGGGCCCTCAGTTCCCACCGTGTTTCTGTGACTTATATTCATTTCCCTTATCTCCCAGATCCGTTCTGGCTACTTTGATGAGAGGTATGTATTGTCCTCTAGAGTCAGAACTGGCCGAAGCATCCGAGGACTCAGTCTGCCTCCAGCTTGCACTCGAGCAGAGCGACGGGAGGTGGAACGTGTTGTGGTGGATGCACTGAGTGGCCTGAAGGGTGACCTGGCTGGACGTTACTATAGGCTCAGTGAGATGACAGAGGCTGAACAGCAGCAGCTGATTGATGTGAGGGTCTTAAGAGGGCGCTGGTTGGTGGGAGCAGATGGAAAAAAGAGCCAGAGGGAAGGCTGGGCCAGATGAGACATGGGCTCTGAGAGGCCCAGGGGCCACCATGAAGATTCTTAACCCAAGTCCCGTTACTCTTCCCAGGACCACTTTCTGTTTGATAAGCCTGTGTCCCCATTGCTGACTGCAGCAGGAATGGCTCGAGACTGGCCAGATGCTCGTGGAATTTGGTATGAGGCTGCTCCTTACCTCTTTTGTCTTCATGCCctcataaatgcttttttttttccctctatgtCTCCCAATTCTTGCTTTGCCTCTTGAACACTGTCCCTCTCCTGCCCTCAGGCACAACAATGAGAAGAGCTTCCTGATCTGGGTGAATGAGGAGGATCATACACGGGTCATCTCCATGGAGAAGGGTGGCAACATGAAGAGAGTGTTTGAAAGATTCTGCCGAGGCCTCAAAGAGGTTGGAAAAGATTGTGTAGGGGAACTAGGTGGGAGGACATAAGGAAAACCAAAGAGTAGCATAAATAGATTATGTAATTTATCAACCCACC
This region includes:
- the LOC126959847 gene encoding creatine kinase U-type, mitochondrial isoform X2 translates to MAGPFSRLLSARPGIRLLALAGAGSLAAGFLLRPEPVRAASERRRLYPPSAEYPDLRKHNNCMASHLTPAVYARLCDKTTPTGWTLDQCIQTGVDNPGHPFIKTVGMVAGDEETYEVFADLFDPVIQERHNGYDPRTMKHTTDLDASKIRSGYFDERYVLSSRVRTGRSIRGLSLPPACTRAERREVERVVVDALSGLKGDLAGRYYRLSEMTEAEQQQLIDDHFLFDKPVSPLLTAAGMARDWPDARGIWHNNEKSFLIWVNEEDHTRVISMEKGGNMKRVFERFCRGLKEDSRFPKILENLRLQKRGTGGVDTAATGGVFDISNLDRLGKSEVELVQLVIDGVNYLIDCERRLERGQDIRIPTPVIHTKH
- the LOC126959847 gene encoding creatine kinase U-type, mitochondrial isoform X3, with the translated sequence MPVKVRTGRSIRGLSLPPACTRAERREVERVVVDALSGLKGDLAGRYYRLSEMTEAEQQQLIDDHFLFDKPVSPLLTAAGMARDWPDARGIWHNNEKSFLIWVNEEDHTRVISMEKGGNMKRVFERFCRGLKEVERLIQERGWEFMWNERLGYILTCPSNLGTGLRAGVHIKLPLLSKDSRFPKILENLRLQKRGTGGVDTAATGGVFDISNLDRLGKSEVELVQLVIDGVNYLIDCERRLERGQDIRIPTPVIHTKH
- the LOC126959847 gene encoding creatine kinase U-type, mitochondrial isoform X1, with the protein product MAGPFSRLLSARPGIRLLALAGAGSLAAGFLLRPEPVRAASERRRLYPPSAEYPDLRKHNNCMASHLTPAVYARLCDKTTPTGWTLDQCIQTGVDNPGHPFIKTVGMVAGDEETYEVFADLFDPVIQERHNGYDPRTMKHTTDLDASKIRSGYFDERYVLSSRVRTGRSIRGLSLPPACTRAERREVERVVVDALSGLKGDLAGRYYRLSEMTEAEQQQLIDDHFLFDKPVSPLLTAAGMARDWPDARGIWHNNEKSFLIWVNEEDHTRVISMEKGGNMKRVFERFCRGLKEVERLIQERGWEFMWNERLGYILTCPSNLGTGLRAGVHIKLPLLSKDSRFPKILENLRLQKRGTGGVDTAATGGVFDISNLDRLGKSEVELVQLVIDGVNYLIDCERRLERGQDIRIPTPVIHTKH